In the Candidatus Woesearchaeota archaeon genome, GACTTGATATCACAATGATACGAGATTAAACCATGAAAATAACCAAAAAATATGAGTATAAATTAAGTGAAAAAACGTTGGAGAAAGATATTGATACTTTTATCCGAGATACCCAAAAAGGCGCGTATCAGATGGATCACCGATACGGTCAGGAAGGACTCAAACAAATTAAAGCGTATTTTCGTATGATTGAGGAAGAGCTTAAAAAAGAAAATATTCAGATAGCACGCGCGTGTTACAAAAAGCTCATGTTTTTGCTTCTTCAAAGCAAAGAGAATTATTTTGATTATGAAGACATCGTTGGTAAATTAAACTTTGAGAGGTTCATTTCCAATTATTTTACCTGTTTGGTTAAGATTTGTGCAATTGAAGAACTATTTCGAGAGTATTTGGAATATCTAAATGTGAAAGAAGACTATTATTTTGAGGCAGCTGAAAAGACGATTATAGAAGAATTAAGCGATAAAGATTTTGTTCAACTTAAAGAATTATTACTGGTGGAAGCTGATAAAGTCAAAAAGGATAATTATGCGATGCATGATATTCTTACTTTTTTATTAGACATTACCAAAAAGAAGGACAAAGATGAAGAGAAGTTTATGAGATTGGCAGAGAAATTTTCGCCGGTTTTAGGGTATAATAACATTAAAGAATTTTTAGAGGATTATAAAGAATGAAATGCAGAAATAAAACGGAGGTTGCAACATGGCTTTAATCTCTGTCCAATTTCTAACTGAAAAATGCAATAAATTCATCGAAGATAACCCTCAATAAAAGCATTTGCAGGCGATAAAGAATGTCCATAAAATTCCCCGCAACCGTAGAACTAGAAGTAGATAACCTGCCAGAACGATTTCAATTAGCCTTTAACGTATGCTACAATCCTGACTGCGACTGCAATGGCGTTAATATGGTTTTATACAATGAAAACAAAGAAGTCCATTTCTTAAAATCAGAAGAGAACAGTTCATTAAACTTAAAATTCTTTAAAGAAAACTATTTCTATGTAAAAGAAAAAGTAAAAAGTAAAAAAGGGGCAGTGGATTCTTTTGAATTAGGAACATTAATGCCTTATCGAGAAATAATCTGGACGGAAGCAGATCCAGAATTGAAAATTGATGGAATAAATTGCTGTCTTGATAAAGATATAAAACAATTTGGAAAAGCCGTAAAGGTGAGTTACTGATGGACATTAAAGAAAGAATTGCAATAATCGAGAATGATGACAAAGGGATAGAAGAGCATATATTGCATCAATTATTAGAATTAGCCATGGCCGTAACTGGGAGAGGTTATGTTAGTGATGACTATACCAAATTTATAGAGTTTGAGATTGGTGGTGTTACTATATTCTCTGATCCCTATTATAATAGAATACAAATAGATGAAGGGGACTTAGATAGCGAATCTATCCAGAAGCTCATTGCAGAAGTTAAGAAAAGACTGCTTCAGTTCGATAAAAAGATTGAAACTATTAGAGAACAGGCAGCATCAGAAATTTTTGACAAGCCCATAAAGGGCTTAGAGGAGAATTAAGATGAAGCTAAAAATACCGTTTAATGAAATAAAGGACGCTATTGAACAGGCATCTTATGAGCATCATTATTTTATAGATAAGAAAAACCAGAAGATTGTTTTTATTAGCGAAGTTGAAGATGAGCATGAGAAAAAGCTTGACGAAGTTGAAAATGATGATTTTATCGGCATTGAGCCAAGAATGCCTGATGATGATTTCAAGATTATGGAGTCTTTTGTTTATGAAATACAGGAAGAGGATTTTAAATTAGCAGAAAAATTTCATGAAGCCTTAGAACAAAGAAAGCCATTCAAACATTTTAAAGTGCTTATCAATCAATATCCAGAGCTAAAGGAAAAATGGTTTACCCATAGAGACAAAGAATTGGCAAACGAAGCCATGAATTGGCTTTGCATTAACAATATTGAGCTTGAAGATAAAAGCTTTATGCCAAAGATTGAAATTAAAGAACTGAAACCAGATGAAGTAAAGCTTCCTGAAGAATTTGAGGGTTTTGGCCCTGTTGCTTGTATGAAGTGCAACAACAAGGAAGGAATCAAAACAAGATACTTCGAATTAAATGTTCCCTCAGAAAATATGCTTATTGAAAAGGAAATTAAAAGAATAATGAAAGAAAACTTTGGAATAGGAGATTATGGATGTATTGGCGGAGGAGAAAAAGAAATCCTGACTGGTTCAGAATGCCCAAAATGCAAAAGCAAAGAGGTATTTGAGGACTTTTAATTTTCGTAATAATTTGTATGTCTTTTCCTAATAAGCAAAGGACATAGAGTTACGGTTATTAGTGTCCTTTGCTATAACTACAATCAACCTCTACCTCCATCAATTTTTCCTTAACTTTGGTTCTATCAGGCAGGTGTACAGTAATAATACCCATCTCTCGTGCATTCACTAAGTTCTTGGCAGAATCATCAATAAAGACTGCTTCTTGCGGCTGTAAACCAAAATGCTTCAAGATGTGTTCAAAGCCTTCTTTTGCAGGTTTTCGTGACTGAATCTGGTAGCTGACAATGCCATAATCAAAGTACGGAGAAACATCAAACTTTTGCGCAATGACTTCCCAAAAATCTCGATTATAGTTGGTGAAATAGGCTGTTTTATACCTTTGTCTGAGTTGTTTGATAATCGTAAAGGTCTCGGGATACATGACTTTCATGGCAACCATGGCCTTGATCATTGTTGTAGGATCTCCTTTTATGTGATAGTGATTCAGAAGTTCTTGAAAGACCTTTTTTCCAGAGATCTCATCAACCTCTGCTTTTTTTACCAGCACCGAAAAGCGTTCGTAGCATTCCTCTGGATTGAGATTATGTTCCAGAGCAAATTTCCGAATGTATGGCTCTTCTTCTTCACTAAAGCAAACACCGGAAAAATCAAAGATAATCAGTTGAATCATATTACTCCTCCAGATTTCACTACTATTGATCTTCACTGCTATCTTCGCCAACAATTTTAATTAAGCCATGGTTTGCGTTGACTTCAACAAACATCCCATTCTTGAGGACCTTTGTCGCTATTTTGGTTCCAATGACGCAGGGCTTCTTTAATTCTCGGGAAATAACCGCTGCATGTGAGGTAATGCCACCCTCATCGGTCACAATTGCAGCAGCTTTTTGCATGGCAGGAACAAACTCCGGCCGCGTCATCCCGGTAACAAGAATTTCACCTTTTTTAATTTCTTTAATATCAGCAAGACTCCTACAGATATGGACAACCCCACTGACTTTTCCTATTGAAGCACACATACCCGTAACTTCTTTTATTTCCTCACCATCCTTGTGCTTCTTCATGGCTGATCTAAACTCGTGGTAATACTGACCGGTGAAAACCTCCACTACACCTTTATCGTAAATCACTATACATCCCTTCCATCGTTCTAAGAGCAGAGATTCATTAAGTGATGCTAATTCTTGCGCATTCATTTCTTCAGGAAGAAGATAGCGAAGGAGGTGAACATCCAAAGAAAAACGTTTACTTATCTCACTCAGAAAATCTTCAAAGGCACAACATCCTTGAAGGATATATTTTTTACGATCATCCTGCCAATAGGTAAGGATGTCTGTTATTCTGATAATTTGCGCAAGTTCGTTGGGAAGCGCAAGCTCCTTGATAAGCTTCTCTTTCTCTTCTTTATAGTGAGTAAATGTTTTATCAGATACCTGTTCAATTCTTTCTCTCTCATTGAGATAAATTTTTATCTCAGCTATAAAATCATCTTCACAGAGATGTTTTCCTTCCTTATAATTTGCTCTGATCCAATAGCATTCAGTTGTTAATTTTTGCAGAAGGTGGTTGAGGGTTTTGTTGTTTTTCATTCCTTTTTTGACTTCTGCAATAGGTTCTTGAAGGAATATTTGTGTAAGCTTTTCATTTTTCTTGATTTCATCAATAAGAGAAGCAAGAATATTATTATAATCATTAATAAAGGATTTCCGAATAGGCTTTGTGAGTGTTATAAAGTATTCATTAAATTTTGTTGAGCGTCCTTTTTTATCAAGAACAGCAAGGAGTTGAGCTTTGAACTTCATATCCCGTGTTAAGGAATAGCCTTCGATAATATG is a window encoding:
- a CDS encoding HAD family phosphatase, which gives rise to MIQLIIFDFSGVCFSEEEEPYIRKFALEHNLNPEECYERFSVLVKKAEVDEISGKKVFQELLNHYHIKGDPTTMIKAMVAMKVMYPETFTIIKQLRQRYKTAYFTNYNRDFWEVIAQKFDVSPYFDYGIVSYQIQSRKPAKEGFEHILKHFGLQPQEAVFIDDSAKNLVNAREMGIITVHLPDRTKVKEKLMEVEVDCSYSKGH